In Clavibacter californiensis, the sequence ACGGCTTGCAGAGCCTCGTGGAGGGCGGCAGGGTCACCTTGAGGGAACAACCCGACGGCATCCGGCATCGCCAGACGGCCGACCACGATACCTTCGACCAGGGCGTCAACATCGGCTTGCTTTCGGCGTACGCGGTGGCACTCGCTGCAGACGTAGCTCGGGGGCTGCCGCTTGGTGTTGCCGTTGGCCTGGACGGTCATCCTGCCAACAGCGCGGACCATGACGCCGCCGCACCGGCCACAACGGGCGATGCCGCTGAGAAGGTACTTCGGGGTGCGACCCGCGGGGGCGGTCCTCCTCTCCGGGTCAGTGAGCAGAGCCTTCAGTTCCTCGCGCTCGTCTTCACTGATGACGCGTTCGGTACTCTCGGGCATGTAGCCCACTAGCTCTCCTCGATGGACCGTGCGTCCCGCCAGGCTCGGTCGAAGCAGCAATTGCTTCAGCGTCGTCGAGTTCCACTGTGCTCCGCTGCCAGGGGTCGCGATGCCTCGCTCGTTGAAGTCGGCACACACTGACCGTAAGGAGTCACCGCGAAGCACCCGCTTCACGGCCTCCCGGATCACCCGTGCCTGCTCAGGCTCAAGCTCGATTGAGTCACCTGTCCGTATGTAGCCGTAGCCTGCCCGAGACGACATGCGACCACTGCCGGCTCGTTGGGCGTTCGCTGCGACCTGACGGGTCGCCTTCTGCTCACCTTCGTACTGGCTCCACGCGGCTACGGTGCGGGCAACCGCCCGGCCTGCCGGAGTAGTGAGGTCTAGCGTGCCTGCCGTAACGGTGTAGACCGGCACGTTCAGGCTGATGACCCGCTCTAGGTCTCGCGTCAGGCGAAGCAGCCGGTCCTGATGCCACGCCACGATTGCTTCCGGCTGCGCCGCCAGCATCTCCTCGAACGCGGGCCGGACCTTTCCGCTGGTGGCGCTGATGTCGTTGTCGGAGTACACCGCGGCCACGTCCATGCCCTGACGAGCTGCTAGCTCTCGGCACGCCTGCTCCTGTCGGGTGACGGCCATCTCCTCACCCGTGCGGTCGAGGCTGATCCGGGTGTAGATGACGCAGAGCATAAAGGTACTTTAACGCCATGCTCGTGCCCCTGGTGTTCCTGATCCTCCCGCTCACCATCGTCTTCGCCCTGTTCCCCGGCGTCTTCGTCCTGCAGCTCGGGCTGTAGGCGGGCACCGACGACCCGATCCGACACCGATACCGACACCGACACCGACACCGACCGAGAGGCACGACATGACCGACGAACGAGGCGCACTGGGCCCTGATGCCACGCCCGGAGCCCCGTGGGACGACGACCGGGGCGACGTGCCCGGCTGGGTGCTCATCACGCTGATGACGGCCGGGCTCGTCATCATCCTCTGGGGAGTGGCGGGTCCCCTCCTGCAGAGCGTGTTCACCCAGGCCATCAACCGGGTCACGTCGTTCTGATGCGCGACGACCGCGGCTCGGCACCCGCCGAGTTCGTCATGGTCGGCGCCCTCCTCGTCGTCCTCGCCCTGTCGGTCGTCCAGCTCGCGCTGGCGCTGCACGTGCGGACGACCGTGCTCGACGCCGCCGCGGAGGGCGCCCGCACGGCCGCGCTCGCGGGCGCCACCCGCGCCGACGGCGTCGAGCGCACGCGCGAGCTGATCACGACGGCGGTGGGTGCGCGGTACGCGGAGGACGTGACAGCGGGAACGGGCACCGTGCTCGGGCACGCGGTCGTCAGCGTCACCGTGCGGACGACGCTGCCGCTCATCGGCCTCCTCGGCGTCGACCGCGGACTGGAGGTGACGGGCCATGCGGCCGTGGAGCGCCTGGGCTGACGACCGGGGCTCGGCGGCGCTCGAGTTCATCACGGCGGGCGTGCTCCTCCTCGTCCCGCTCGTCTACCTCGTGCTCGCCCTGTCCGCGATCCAGGGTGCGGCGCTGGGCACGGAGGGCGCGGCCCGGCAAGCGGCCCGCGTCTACGTGCGGGCGGACGACGACGCGACCGGACGCCGGGAGGCGCGGTCGGCCGTCGAGGTCGCGCTCGCCGACCAGGGGATCGCCCCGGGCGGGATCGCCCTCGACATCACGTGCACGCCGGATCCGCAGAGCTGCCACGCCCCGCGGTCGCTCGTGCACGTGTCGGTGCGCGTCGCGGTCGAGCTGCCTCTCGCGCCGCCCGTCGCCGGGCCGGACGCGCCAGGAGCGGTCGCGGTCCACGGCGACGCGGACGAGCGCGTCTCCGTCTTCGCACGAGGGGGACGATGATCGCCGGCCCGTCGCGGCGTCGGCGCGACCGCGCGTCGATCCCGGCCCTCACCCCGGCCGAGGACGAGGGCTCGATCCTGCCGCTCGTGATCGCGTCCTGCGCGCTGGGTCTCGCCGTGATCCTCATGGTGTCGGCGGCGTCCTCGCTCTACCTCGAGCGCGCCCGGCTCTTCTCGCTGGCGGACGCGGCCGCGCTGGCGGGCGCCGAGTCCTTCGACGTGGACGGCGGCGGCGGCGGCGCGGCGGCGGTCGCGGTCGGCGACGACGGCGTCGCGCTCCCGCCCCTCACGGACGCCGAAGTGGCCTCCACGGTCACGGCGTTCCTCGCCGACGAGCCGACGGCGGGGATCCGCGACCTCCACGTCGACGGCGCCACGACGCCGGACGGCCGCAGCGCGCGCGTCACCCTCTCCGCCACGTGGATCCCGCCGGTCGCCTCCCTCTTCGCCCCCGATGGAGTGCGCATCGACGTCACGAGCACCGCCCGCAGCGTGCTGGTCGGGCCGGGCGCCGCGCCGGTCGGACCCGCGGGAGGCGGGTGATCCGTGCCTCAGGCGGTCGGTCGCGGCTTCCGGGGCACGTAGCGCGGCACGTACCGTACGAGGATCCCGGCGCCGATGAGCCCGAGCACTCCCATCACGCCGCTGGCGACCGCGAGCGACGCGGCGGAGGTGAGCGCGGCGATGAGGAGCGGCGAGGCGGCGCTGCCGGCGTCGCCCGTGAAGCGCCAGGCGCCGAGGAAGGGGGCCGGGTCCTCGCGCGGGGCGAGGTCGGCGCCGAGGGTCATCAGGATCCCCGAGCCCACGCCGTTCGCCACCGACATGAACATGGCCACGCCGATGAACCACTGCACGCTCGTCGGCAGGTCCGGGGTGAGCGCGAGCACGAGGTAGCCGAGGCCGAGGCCCACCATCGACGGCACGGCGCTCCAGAGGCGGCCGAAGCGGTCCATGATCTGGCCGCTCGCGTAGAAGAGGGCGAAGTCCACGCCGCCCGCGATGCCGATGATGAGCGCCGTGTTCGCGTCCGAGATGCCGATGCTCACGGCCCACAGGGGGAGGAGCACGCCGCGGCCCGCGCGCATCGCGCCGATGAGCGCCGCGCCGGATCCGAGCTTCACGAGCACGCCCTTGAACCGCCACAGGGTGCGCGCGAGGCCCTCCGACTCGCGCCCCGCCACCGCGGTCCCGGCCGCGGCGCCGACCGACTCGTCGTCCTGCGGCTCGCCGGCCGTCGCGGCCGCGGCGCTCTGCAGGTCCACGGCGCGGTTGCGGCGCACGACGTCCATCGGGTCGGGCAGCACGAGCAGGGTCACGGCGGCGGCGAGGCACGCGACGACGTGGATCACGAATGCCGACTGCGAGACGCCCGTCAGGTGGATCACGCCGGCGGCGAGGAACGGCCCCACGAAGTACCCGGCGCGGAACGTCCCGCCGAGCGTCGAGAGCGCGCGGGCCCGGTACGCCTGCGGCACGAAGCTCGTCATGAACGCGTGCCGGGCGAGCGCGAAGACGGCAGTCGAGACGCCGATGAGGAACACCCCCACCCCGAGCACGAGCGGGTTCGGCGCGAGGAGGCAGAGCACCAGGCCGCCGATGGAGACGAAGGCCGCGCCGATCATGGCGGTCCGCTCGCCGATGCGGCTCACCACGGATCCGCTCGGGATGTCGCCCACCAGCTCGCCGAGCATGATCATGCCGCCGATGAAGGCGGCGATGCCGAACGTGGCGCCGAGGCTGCCGGCGACGATCGGGATGATGGGGATGATCGCCCCCTCGCCGATGGAGAAGAGGAGCGCGGGGAGCAGCGCCGGGAGCGCCACCTCGCGGAGGGAGAAGGGGGCATCGGGGGTCGACATCGCCCCCGAGCCTACGCGCGGGCGGCCCCCGCCCCGGACGCCGCCGACGGCCCTGACGGTAGGCTGGGCGGCACCATGATCGACCAGGACTTCTCTTCGCGGATCACAGAATTGCGCGACACCTACTCCAACATCCGCTCGGTGATCGGCGTCGAGCGCCTGCAGCAGGAGGTCGAGGAGCTGAGCGCCCAGGCGGGTGAGCCGGACCTCTGGGACGACACGGACAAGGCGCAGAAGGTCACGAGCGACCTGAGCCACCGCCAGGCCGACCTCAAGCGCATCGACGAGCTGCAGCGCCGCCTCGACGACCTCGACGTGCTCGTGGAGATGGCCAAGGACGACGAGGAGTCCGCCGAGGAGGCGGTCGTCGAGCTCGCCGGCATCACCAAGATCATGGACGAGCTCGAGGTGCAGACGCTCCTCAACGGCGAGTTCGACCCGCGCCCCGCGGTCGTCACCATCCGCGCGGGCGCCGGCGGCGTCGACGCGGCCGACTTCGCCGAGATGCTCATGCGCATGTACCTGCGCTGGGCCGAGCAGCACGACTACTCCGCCACCGTGCTCGACACCTCCTACGCGGAGGAGGCGGGCATCAAGTCCGCGACCTTCGAGATCGACGCGCCGTACGCCTTCGGCACGCTCTCCGTCGAGGCCGGCACGCACCGCCTGGTGCGCATGAGCCCCTTCAACTCGGCGGGCAAGCGCCAGACGTCGTTCGCCGCCGTGGAGGTCGTGCCGCTCATCGAGCAGACCGAGTCGATCGAGATCCCCGAGAACGACATGCGGGTGGACGTCTTCCGCTCGTCCGGCCCCGGCGGCCAGTCCGTCAACACGACCGACTCGGCGGTGCGGATCACCCACCTCCCGACCGGCATCGTCGTCACCTGCCAGAACGAGAAGAGCCAGATCCAGAATCGCGCCGCGGCCCTCCGGGTGCTGCAGTCGCGCCTGCTCCTCGTGCAGCGCGAGCAGGAGGCGGCCACCAAGAAGGAGCTCGCCGGCAACATCACCGCGAGCTGGGGCGACCAGATGCGCAGCTACGTCCTCGCGCCGTACCAGATGGTCAAGGACCTCCGCACGGAGCACGAGGTCAACAACCCGTCCAACGTGTTCGACGGCGACCTCGACGGCTTCATCTCCGCGGGGATCCGCTGGCGGAAGTCGCCCGACCGCGCCTGAGAGAGTCCGAAGGGACCCCTCGCCGCGGTGAGTCGATGCGGCGAAAGGCACCTCCCGTGCCTAGGGTCGTACCGACATGATCAGGTTCGACCACGTATCCAAGGTGTATCCCGGCAACCCCCGACCGGCGCTGAGCTCCGTCGACCTCGAGATCCTCCGCGGGGAGTTCGTCTTCCTCGTCGGCGCGTCCGGGTCCGGCAAGTCCAGCTTCCTGCGTCTCGTGCTCAAGGAGGACCGGCCCACGCAGGGCACGATCCACGTCCTGGGCCAGCAGCTGAACCAGCTGTCGAGCCGCAAGGTCCCCTACTACCGGCGCAGCCTGGGGGTGGTGTTCCAGGACTTCCGGCTGCTCCCGAACAAGTCCGTGTTCGACAACGTCGCCTTCACCCTCCAGGTGATCGGCAAGTCGCGCGGCTTCATCCAGGAGGCCGTCCCCGACGTCCTCAACATGGTGGGCCTCAAGGGCAAGGAGCAGCGGCTCCCGCACGAGCTGTCCGGCGGTGAGCAGCAGCGCGTGGCCATCGCCCGCGCCGTGGTCAACAAGCCCGCCGTGCTCCTCGCCGACGAGCCCACGGGCAACCTCGACCCGCTGACGAGCGCGGGCATCATGCAGGTGCTCGAGCGGATCAACGCCAACGGCACCACGGTGATCATGGCCACCCACGACTCCGGCATCGTCGACCAGATGCAGAAGCGCGTCATCGAGCTGATCGGCGGCGAGGTCGTCCGCGACGAGGTCGGCGGCCAGTACCAGACGTCCGCCATCGACCTGCCGCGCACGGCGGAGAACCCGGTCGGCGTGAACCCCGAGCACCCTCCCGTCGCCGCGCCGACGCCGGTGTTCGTGCCCGCCGCGCCGCTCCCTGCACCCGTGCGCCCGACCGCTCCGGCGGAGCCCGCGAACGCCGCGGAGCGCCGCGAGCAGGCCAGGCGCGACAAGCAGCGGCGCGCCGACGAGAAGGCGCGCGCCAAGGAGGAGGCGACCCGCGAGGCCGCCGCAGCCAAGGCCGCGAGGAAGGCGCCGCGGAAGCCCGGGACGGGCGCCGAGGCCCCTGCGGCTGTGGCGGCACCGGCATCCGCCGCTCCCGTCGTCGCGCCCGCCGCCGTCTCGTCCGCCGCTCCCGCCGTGGATGCCGTGCAGATCATCCCGGCGACGTCGCCCGACCGCGACGCCGAGGCCGGGCGCGCGGCGCGACCGGAAGGCGACGACGGGTCCGACCGCGGATCCCGGCCGGCGGCTCCCGCCTACGCTCCCTCCGCGTTCGCCGAGGCCGCGCGCGTGGATCCCGTCCCCGTGCGCGAGGTCGAGCGTGACGCCGAGCGCGACGCCGAGCGCGACCGTCCGGCCGCCGCCCCCGCCGCGGCCGCGGAGGAGCGCCGTGAGGCCGCTCCCGCGCGCCCGGAGCCGCGCGCAGCCGAGCCGGTCCCCGCGGACCCCGTCGAGCCCTCGCGTGCCGACCCGGCCGCTGGGCAGGCCGACGCGCCCGTGGACGACGGCCCGCTCACTGCGCCCGCCCCGCCGAGCAGGCGAAACGGCGGGGGTGCCGCCCCCGCGGCCCCGAGCACCGGATCGATCCGGCGGCTCCCCGAGGGCACCGGCGTGATCCGCCTGCCCGACCTGTCCGACGGCGAGGGCGGATCCGCGCCCGCCGACGGACGCGACGACGCCGAGCTCGCCGAGCTCGGCCTGGCCGAGAAGCTGGGCCTCCGCGCCCGAGGCGAGTCGTCGGACGACACCGGCGCACAGGATGTGGGGCCCACGCGATGAGACTCGGACTCGTCCTCTCCGAGGTCGGCCACGGCCTCCGTCGGAACGTCAGCATGGTCGTCTCGGTCGTGCTCGTCACCTTCATCTCGCTCACGTTCGTGGGCGCGGCCGTGCTGCTGCAGATGCAGATCGGCCAGATGAAGAACTACTGGTACGACCGCGCCCAGGTCGCGATCGACTTCTGCACCGACACCTCGGTGCCGAGCGAGACCTGCGTCAACGGCAAGGCCACCCAGGAGCAGATCGACGCCGTCAAGCAGCAGCTCGACAGCGACACGCTCGCCCCGTTCATCGACAAGTACTACTTCGAGGACCAGGACACGGCGTACAAGAACTTCCAGGAGCAGTTCAAGGGCGATCCCGTCACCGAGCTGGTGCAGCCGGAGTTCCTCAACGAGGCGTTCTGGGTGAACCTCAAGGACCCGTCGAAGTCCGACATCCTGAGCGACAGCCTCTCCGGGCTCGCCGGTGTCGAGAACGTCACCGACCAACGGCAGTACCTCGACCAGATCTTCTCGATCCTCAACGCCGCCAGCCTCACCGCCGTCGGCATCGCCGGCCTGATGCTCGTGGCCGCCGCCCTGCTGATCGCCACCACGATCCGCCTGTCCGCGTTCTCGCGGAGACGGGAGTTGGGCATCATGAGGCTGGTCGGGGCGTCGAACCGCTTCATCCAGACCCCGTTCATCCTCGAGGGCGTGTTCGCGGCGCTCATCGGTTCGGTGCTCGCCAGCGCGGCGACGGTGGCGCTCGTGAAGTTCTTCGTCCAGGGGTTCCTGAGCACGAGGCTCACGTCGATATCCCTGGTGAACATGGACGACGCGCTGCTGGTGGTGCCGATCCTCCTGGGTGTCGGCGTCGTGCTCGCGGCGGTCTCCGCGAACTTCGCCATCAGCCGCTATCTGCGGATCTGATCCTCCGGTATGCTGATGGGCTGCCCGGATCCGGGCGGATACACCTGAACCATCGAGGAGTCCACCGTGCCCAGGGAACGTGGCGAGAAGGTGGTGGCGACCAACCGCAAGGCGCGCCACGACTACACCATCGAGTCGACCTACGAGGCCGGCCTCGTGCTCACGGGCACGGAGGTCAAGTCGCTCCGGCAGGGGCGGGCGTCGCTGGTCGACGGCTACGCGTTCGTCGACGCGGGCGAGGCGTGGCTCGACGCGGTGCACATCCCCGAGTACAACCAGGGCACCTGGAACAACCACCCGGTGCGCCGCAAGCGCAAGCTCCTCCTGCACAAGGAGCAGATCCTCAAGATCCACTCCAAGGTGAAGGAGGGCGGCTACACGGTCGTCCCGCTGCAGCTCTACTTCGTCGACGGCCGCGCCAAGGTCGAGCTCGCCATCGCGAAGGGCAAGAAGGAGTACGACAAGCGCCAGACGCTGCGCGAGCGACAGGACAAGCGCGAGGCGGACCGGGCGATGTCGTCCCACCGCCGCCTCGGCGAGTAGCTCGCTCCTCCCGGTGGTGCGACCGTCAGCGGTCGGCTAACATGGAGGGCTGGTCGTGCGTGCGCGATCGGCGATTGACAACTCGACAGCGTGGAACATGCGACCCGGCTCGGGCGCCTCACGGAGGCGCTGGGCCGTTCATGGGGATGATCGGTTTCGACATTGCCTGAATGACTGCGAGAAGCGGGTCGAGGATGCAGGGCTATCTCGTAAACGCTCTCTGCAAAATACAACTGCCAATAACAAGCAGTCGTCCTTCGCTCTCGCTGCCTAAGCGAGCGCACTAACAGGACCGTCGACCCGGGGATGCTCTCTAACCGGTAAGTCGGCGTCAGAAAAGGGAGCTCGCTGCGCGGTCGTGCCTCAGGGCCGCGTGGGACTCGAACTGAGGCTGGGCCCGTCGGATCAGATGCCAGGAGCAAGTTCCGGGGCCGAGCAGGACGCCTTTCCTGGATACACCCGTAGAAGGCGCAGGATTACAGCAGTGGACCGGGGTTCGATTCCCCGCATCTCCACCATCGCGTCGCATGCTCCACGCTCGTCGAGGGTACGGATCCGTCCGGCACGACGAAGGCCCCGTCCACCCGGACGGGGCCTTCGTCGCGTTCGACGTGGGGATCAGCCCATCGGCGTGCGCGGCGCCGTCATGGCGGGCGCTCCCGGATCCGACGTGGCGAGGGCCGGCGCCGTCGTCTCCAGCGCGGGCGAGCTCGTCCGCCCGCGTCGCCGCTTCCGCCCGCCCGAGCGCCCGTACACGAGGTACATCGTGAGCCCCATGATGATCATGAGCAGGACCGTGTAGACGAACGTGATGCTCATGGAGTCGAGGTTGGCCTCGCCCTCGGTGCTCGCCTTGATGGCGATGCCGAGCGGCTCGTACAGCGGCTGGTAGAGGAACACCGCCGCGTCGTAGTCGTCGAGCAGGCTGTTGAAGTTGAGCGCCGTGATGGCGGCGACCGTGGGGATCACGAGCGGCACCAGCACCCGCCGGAACGTCGTGAGCGACTTCGCGCCGAGGATCCGCGCCGCGTCCTCGAGCGACTGCGGCACGCTCGCGAACGCCGCCTTGAGCAGGCGCAGGGTGAACGGCACCTTGACGATGATGTAGGCCACGAGCAGCAGCCAGGTCGTGCCCGTGAGCACCTGCCCGCCGATGAGCGGCTGGGCCCGGTCGAACGTCTGCAGCAGTGCGAGCGCGATGAGGATGGTCGGCAGGATCCATGGGATGTGCAGCAGGTACTCGAGCGTCGCGGTGACCCAGTTGCGGTTGCGCTGGATCATGCGCGCGACGAACAGGAGGCCTGCCACGACGATCACGGCGGCCAGCGCGCTGTAGACGAGGCTCACGACGAAGGGGCGCAGCACGTCGGGGGAGCCGAGGACGGTCGCGTAGTTCCGCAGCGTGAACGAGTCCAGCGTGATCGTGCCCGTCTGCACGCTCTTCGAGTCGAGGAACGAGAACAGCACGATGAGGATGACGGGGAGCGCGTAGACCACGAACAGGGCGTAGGCGACGACGTGCACGACGCCGTTCACGATCGGGTTCCGGATGCGCTGCTTCTGCAGCGGCGTCGCGACCTTGGCCACCGAGAAGTACACGCCCGACTTCTCGACGCGGTTCATGATCGCCAGCAGCACGATCGTGGCGACGCCCAGCACGATCGCGAGGAGCGCCGCGAGGTCGCGGGAGCTCGTGCTCTTGGAGAACGTGACGATCATGGGCGCCACCGTCTGGAAGCCCGTGCCGCCGAGCACCAGGGGAGCGGTGAGCGCCCCGAGGCCCGTGAGGAAAGTGAGCACGGTGACCGCGAAGATCATGGGCCGCAGCGCCGGCAGCACGATGCGGAAGAGGATGCGCCCGGTGCCCGCGCCCATGCTCCGGGCCGCCTCGATGGTCTGGTGGTCGATCGCCGCGAGAGACGAGCGGAGGAAGAGCATGTGGTTCGTGGTGGTGGCGAAGGTCATCACGATGACGACCGCGAAGTAGCCCGAGAACCAGTCGGGGTCGAGGTCGGGGAACGCGCGCTGGGCGAGCGCCGTGACGAACCCGTAGCGGCCGTAGATGAAGTTGTACCCTGCCGCGAGCACGATGCCGCCGTAGATGAGCGTCGTGGCGTAGCCGAGCCAGAGCACGCGGGATCCGCGCACCACGAAGTACTCGGTCACCAGCACGATGAAGATGCCGACCACGTTGACCGTGATCGCGAGGGTGACGGCGAGCAGGAGGCTGTTGCCGACGCTCCGCATCGCCCGGTCGGAGCTCAGGAGCTTCTCGAGCGCGCGACCGCTGAAAGCGCCGTCGGGGAAGAAGGTCGTGACGAGCAGGTTCGCGTTCGGGAACACGAGGAACGTGACGACGAACCAGAGCGCGGCGATGAGCACCACGACGCCGAGGGGCGAGCGCAGCAGGGCGCGGACGGGGGTGCGCACGGCTACGACCGGTACTGCAGGATCGCGGCCGGGTCGATGCCCACGACGACCTCGGTGCCGGGCGTGAGCGGCGGGGCACCCGTCTCGGCGACGAGCGCCTGGACGGCGTCGTCCCCGAGGTCGACCCGGTAGGTGCTGTAGGACCCGTGATACGACCGCTCGGCGACCACGCCGTCGATGCGCACGCGGCCCGCGTCCGCCGGGGTGGCCCCGCGCGGATCCACCGACACGCGCTCCAGGCGCACGTAGGCGCGGCTCGAGGCGTCGAGGTCGGTCGCGCCGGCGTCGCGGAGGCGGGACACCGTGGCGGGGCCGAGCGCGTTGATGGCGCCGACGAACGTGGCGACGAACTCGGTGGCCGAGCGGTCGTAGATGTCCTCCGGGGTGCCGACCTGCTCGATCCGCCCCGCGTCGAAGACGGCGATGCGGTCGCTCATGGTGAGCGCCTCCTCCTGGTCGTGCGTGACGTACACGGTCGTGATGCCCAGGCGCGACTGCAGGCCCTTCAGCTGGTCGCGCAGCTGCACGCGGAGCTTGGCGTCGAGGTTGGAGAGCGGCTCGTCGAGCAGCAGGATCCGCGGCTCGAGCACGAGCGCCCGCGCGATGGCGACGCGCTGCTGCTGGCCGCCCGAGAGCTCCGCCACGTTCTTGTCGAGCTGCGCCTCGCTCAGCTCGACCTGGTCGGCCATGGCGCGCACGAGCCGGTCGGTCTCGGCTTTACCGGCCTTCCGCACCGTGAGGCCGAACGCGATGTTCTGCCGCACCGACATGCTGGGGAAGAGGGCGTAGTTCTGGAACACCATGCCCACGCGGCGCTTCTCGCTCGGCAGCCGCGTGGCGACCTGGCCGTCGATGACGATGTCTCCGCGGCACGGGTCGACGAAGCCGGCGAGGGTCCGCAGCGCCGTCGTCTTGCCGCAGCCGGACGGCCCGAGGAGCGTGAAGAACTCGCCCTCGTGGATCTCGAGGTCGAGCCCGGGGATCGCCACCTGGTCGCCGAAGCGCACCTCGACGTCGTCGAAGCGGATCATCAGGGCAGGTACTCCAGCTCGGTCTTCTCGACCCAGTCGGCGATGTGCTCGCGCACGAAGCCGTAGTCGACGTCCTGCTTGTCGAGCGACTCGATGAGCTCCTTCACGGCAGGCAGCGCCTTCTCGCGCGCGGTCGTGCTGACCGGATAGCTCGAGAACTGCTCCGCGAAGGCCCCCTGGACGTCGGCGCTGCCGAACCAGTCGATGAACGCGCGGGCGTGCTCCTCCTTCTTCGTGCCGGCGATCTCGGCGATCTGCTCGGTGACGAACGGGACGCCCGCCTTCGCGGGCACGATCTCGGTGGTGGTGCCGTACTGCGCGTCGCGCGCCGCGATGCCGCTCGAGGCGAGCGTGCCGAACGCGACCTCGCCGCGGGAGAGGCGGGCGTAGAGGTCCGTGCCCTCGACCGCGGGGGATCCGTTCGCGAAGTAGTCCTTCACGACCTGCCAGCCGGCGTCGCTGATGCCGAGGTCGCCGTCCGGGTCCTCGTAGGGCGCGAGGAGGCCCGCGAGGATGAGCTGCGGGGTCGCCTCGCCGAGGCGCGTGTTCACCTCGTACTCGCCCTCGTGCTTCGACGAGTAGAGGTCGGTGACGTCCTTCGGCACGTCGCCGCCCGAGGTCTGCTTCGCATCGTGCACGGTGACGATCGCCTGCTCCACGAGCGGCCAGTACGCGCCGTCGGCGGGATCGCCCGCGGCCTGGTCGACCTCGCCCGACCACGCGGGCGTGTACGCGGTGATCGCGTCCTCCGCCTTGAGGTTCTCGAAGTACATGTTGTTGAGGCCGAACACCACGTCCCCGACGGGGTTGTTCTTCTCCGCCACGATGCGGTTCGCGAGGTCGGCACCGCCGAGTCCCACGATCTGGATGTCGAAGCCCGCCTTCGCCGCCTCGGCCGTGACCCAGTCGCCACGGCCGTCGCCGTTGGAGTTCGTGTAGACGATGAGCGTGTCGCCGGAGGCGGGGGAGACGGCGGGGTCCGCGGTGCCGCTGTCGGGGGACGACCCGCATCCGCTGAGGGCGAGCCCCGCCGCGACGACGGCGGCGAGGGAGACGGTGAGACGGCGGGCGCGGTTCTTCATGGTGTCCTCTCGGAGGGAGCACGTCGATGTGCTCGCAGGGCGATCGCGCCGGATGGACACGAAGTCCCCACCATATGAGCGGGGTGCCCGGCCTCCCGGCCCGGCTGTCGCTGTTGGCTCGTTGTTCAGCAGAGGGACACCGGCACGATCCCCCCGGATGAGGAGCAGGCTGGTCGAGGCAGGTCGCCACCGCTCGCGGGAGCGGGAATACATAGCCCGTGTATGGGATTCGATACCTCATGACCGGACGCACACCCGCGGGCACGACCCCGACCTCGACCGACGACCAGGACCGCACCCGCTGGCAGGCCTTCTGGGTCTGCGTCGGCGTCGCGGCGCTCACCATCCTCGATCTGTCGAAGGTCAACGTCGGCCTGCCGTCGATCGAGGAGTCCCTCGGCGCCGGATCCACCGACCTGCAGCTCATCGTCGCCGGCTACGCCCTCGCGTTCGGCCTGGCCCTCGTGCCCGCCGGCCGCCTCGGCGACATCCGCAGCCGCCGGCTCATGTTCGTGGTCGGCCTCAGCTCCTTCACGATCGCCAGCCTGCTCTGCGCCATCGCGCCGGACGTGAAGACCCTCGTGGTCGCGCGGATCCTGCAGGGCGTCGCCGCCGGCATCCAGATGCCGCAGGTGCTCGGCCTCATCCAGCAGCTCTTCCAGGGCGAGGAGCGGGCGCGCGCATTCGGCCTGTTCGGCGCCGTCGTCGGCATCGCGACCGCGTTCGGGCCGACCCTCGGCGGCCTGCTGATCCAGCTCGGCGGCCCCGAGGACGGCTGGCGCCTGCTGTTCTGGATGAACATCCCGCTCGGCATCGTCGCCATCGCGTTCGCGCTCAAGCTGCTGCCGCGCAGGCAG encodes:
- a CDS encoding recombinase family protein; protein product: MLCVIYTRISLDRTGEEMAVTRQEQACRELAARQGMDVAAVYSDNDISATSGKVRPAFEEMLAAQPEAIVAWHQDRLLRLTRDLERVISLNVPVYTVTAGTLDLTTPAGRAVARTVAAWSQYEGEQKATRQVAANAQRAGSGRMSSRAGYGYIRTGDSIELEPEQARVIREAVKRVLRGDSLRSVCADFNERGIATPGSGAQWNSTTLKQLLLRPSLAGRTVHRGELVGYMPESTERVISEDEREELKALLTDPERRTAPAGRTPKYLLSGIARCGRCGGVMVRAVGRMTVQANGNTKRQPPSYVCSECHRVRRKQADVDALVEGIVVGRLAMPDAVGLFPQGDPAALHEALQAVRTVDSRLANAADLYASGAIDGAQLSRISEGLRAARIQAQAEVTAALPSAVPPELLGGLAAEVWPTLPMDTKRPILDTLVSVTIMPSGSGKSFNPDSVVVAWRS
- a CDS encoding TadE/TadG family type IV pilus assembly protein, which encodes MRDDRGSAPAEFVMVGALLVVLALSVVQLALALHVRTTVLDAAAEGARTAALAGATRADGVERTRELITTAVGARYAEDVTAGTGTVLGHAVVSVTVRTTLPLIGLLGVDRGLEVTGHAAVERLG
- a CDS encoding pilus assembly protein TadG-related protein → MIAGPSRRRRDRASIPALTPAEDEGSILPLVIASCALGLAVILMVSAASSLYLERARLFSLADAAALAGAESFDVDGGGGGAAAVAVGDDGVALPPLTDAEVASTVTAFLADEPTAGIRDLHVDGATTPDGRSARVTLSATWIPPVASLFAPDGVRIDVTSTARSVLVGPGAAPVGPAGGG
- a CDS encoding MFS transporter, which codes for MSTPDAPFSLREVALPALLPALLFSIGEGAIIPIIPIVAGSLGATFGIAAFIGGMIMLGELVGDIPSGSVVSRIGERTAMIGAAFVSIGGLVLCLLAPNPLVLGVGVFLIGVSTAVFALARHAFMTSFVPQAYRARALSTLGGTFRAGYFVGPFLAAGVIHLTGVSQSAFVIHVVACLAAAVTLLVLPDPMDVVRRNRAVDLQSAAAATAGEPQDDESVGAAAGTAVAGRESEGLARTLWRFKGVLVKLGSGAALIGAMRAGRGVLLPLWAVSIGISDANTALIIGIAGGVDFALFYASGQIMDRFGRLWSAVPSMVGLGLGYLVLALTPDLPTSVQWFIGVAMFMSVANGVGSGILMTLGADLAPREDPAPFLGAWRFTGDAGSAASPLLIAALTSAASLAVASGVMGVLGLIGAGILVRYVPRYVPRKPRPTA
- the prfB gene encoding peptide chain release factor 2, encoding MIDQDFSSRITELRDTYSNIRSVIGVERLQQEVEELSAQAGEPDLWDDTDKAQKVTSDLSHRQADLKRIDELQRRLDDLDVLVEMAKDDEESAEEAVVELAGITKIMDELEVQTLLNGEFDPRPAVVTIRAGAGGVDAADFAEMLMRMYLRWAEQHDYSATVLDTSYAEEAGIKSATFEIDAPYAFGTLSVEAGTHRLVRMSPFNSAGKRQTSFAAVEVVPLIEQTESIEIPENDMRVDVFRSSGPGGQSVNTTDSAVRITHLPTGIVVTCQNEKSQIQNRAAALRVLQSRLLLVQREQEAATKKELAGNITASWGDQMRSYVLAPYQMVKDLRTEHEVNNPSNVFDGDLDGFISAGIRWRKSPDRA